In a single window of the Elaeis guineensis isolate ETL-2024a chromosome 6, EG11, whole genome shotgun sequence genome:
- the LOC109506778 gene encoding small ribosomal subunit protein uS14z/uS14y/uS14x, translating to MGHSNVWNSHPKNYGPGSRACRVCGNPHGLIRKYGLMCCRQCFRSNAKEIGFIKYR from the exons ATGGGACACTCCAACGTTTGGAACTCCCATCCTAAGAACTACGGCCCTGgatccagggcttg CCGCGTTTGTGGCAATCCTCACGGATTGATTCGGAAGTATGGGCTCATGTGTTGCAGGCAGTGCTTCCGCAGCAACGCCAAGGAGATTGGCTTCATCAAG TACCGTTAA